The proteins below come from a single Sander vitreus isolate 19-12246 chromosome 15, sanVit1, whole genome shotgun sequence genomic window:
- the cdc42ep4a gene encoding cdc42 effector protein 4a, which produces MPILKQLVSGSSQTKRRSRMDLTREMISAPLGDFRHTMHVGRSGDAFGDTSFLSTRSGEPPPETNFFPRSPRPGLLSRTFRSSKRSQSVTRVDDNTLVSPGGSPTYVKNAMSLPFLNDEDRGDSMVAKSLSSSPLKQHSEVDGRGAASAAHFLELEERSFGELTELPESSHHYGGGMKHAESVMSFHVDLGPSMLGDILGVMEKEDDDLGYEEGKSSEGRASPPLSTQGEEEDSMEREKDEDAEEEMEEEEEAADLQQQVSMHPASSVDLGPENGGPYTPEYTPETRPKHLQHLDSCSMSSSGSAALDEKPNSQTYAGDTDSATFSAPPEDESNFSSFLEDEDDEIHV; this is translated from the coding sequence ATGCCAATACTAAAACAGCTAGTGTCTGGCTCCTCCCAGACCAAGCGGCGCTCACGCATGGATCTGACCAGGGAGATGATCAGTGCTCCACTGGGCGACTTCCGCCACACCATGCATGTAGGCCGCAGTGGTGATGCGTTCGGAGACACCTCCTTTCTCAGCACCCGCTCAGGAGAACCTCCCCCTGAGACCAATTTCTTTCCCCGCTCTCCCCGGCCCGGCCTCCTGTCTCGCACTTTCAGGAGCAGCAAACGCTCCCAGTCGGTGACCAGAGTTGACGACAACACCCTGGTGAGTCCTGGTGGGTCACCCACCTATGTGAAGAATGCCATGTCTCTGCCCTTTCTCAATGATGAGGACAGAGGGGACAGTATGGTGGCTAAGAGTTTGTCATCGAGTCCTTTAAAGCAGCACAGTGAGGTGGATGGGAGAGGTGCAGCTTCAGCTGCTCACTTCCTGGAGCTGGAAGAGCGCAGCTTTGGGGAGCTGACTGAGCTTCCGGAGAGCTCCCACCACTACGGAGGTGGCATGAAGCATGCCGAGTCAGTAATGTCTTTTCATGTCGACCTGGGACCCTCCATGCTGGGTGACATCCTGGGGGTGATGGAGAAAGAGGATGACGATCTTGGCTACGAGGAGGGCAAGAGCAGCGAGGGCCGTGCCTCACCACCTCTCAGCACCCAGGGTGAGGAAGAAGATAgtatggagagagaaaaagatgagGATGCAGAAGAGGAgatggaagaagaggaagaagctgCAGATCTTCAGCAGCAGGTCTCAATGCATCCAGCTAGCTCTGTAGATCTGGGGCCTGAGAACGGAGGGCCCTACACCCCAGAGTACACTCCCGAGACTCGGCCCAAACACTTGCAGCATCTAGACAGCTGCTCCATGTCTAGCTCTGGCTCTGCTGCCCTGGATGAGAAACCAAACAGCCAGACGTATGCGGGAGATACAGACAGCGCCACCTTCAGTGCCCCGCCAGAGGACGAGAGCAACTTCTCCTCTTTCTTGGAGGATGAAGACGATGAGATCCACGTATGA